TCCAGTTCGTCGGAGCCTTCGGCATCGGTCTGCAGGGCGGTGGTGCGGGCTTCGGCACCCTCGATGACCGCGTCGGCGATCTTGGCGGCCAGCAGGCGGATGGCGCGGATGGCGTCGTCGTTACCGGGGATGACGTGGTCGATCAGGTCCGGGTCGCAGTTGGTGTCAACCACGGCAACCACCGGAATGCCCAGTTTCTTGGCTTCCTGAACGGCGATCTCCTCGTTCTTGGGGTCGATGACGAACATCAGGCTGGGCAGCTTGTTCATGTTTTTGATGCCGCCCAGGATCTTCTCCAGCTTCTCGCGCTCCTTGTCCAGCTTGAGAGCTTCCTTCTTGGTGTAGGCTTCGATGGTGCCGTCTTCGAACATCGCCTCGATCCGCTTCAGGCGCTCGATGCTCTGCTTGACGGTGGAGAAGTTGGTCAGCATGCCCCCCAGCCAGCGCTGGTTGACGTAGTACTGGCCGCAACGGGCCGCTTCTTCGGCGATGGAGTCCTGGGCCTGCTTCTTGGTGCCGACGAACAGCACGGTGCTTCCCTGCTCCACGGAATCCTTCACGAAGCTGTAGGCGGACTTGAAGTAGCGGACGGTCTTCTGCAGGTCGATGATGTAGATACCGTTGCGTGCCCCGAAGATGTAGGGCTTCATTTTGGGGTTCCAGCGCTTGGTCTGGTGGCCGAAATGGACACCGGCTTCCAGCAGTTCCTTCATGCTGATGCTTGACATTGGTTCTTCTCCTTCGTGTGTGGGTTTTTGTTTTCCTCCGCCCGCGCCTTCTCCCCGGAACCCCTGACGGGGCACCCCCGGTTCGGACGTGGCGTGCGAAATGAAAGAGCAATCTTTTAGCACAGCAACAGCATGAAAATCAACGGGAAAATGGCGTCACGCCGCGGTCGCCGCGCGGATCAGCCAGGTGGCGTTGACCGGCGCGGCGCCGGTTTGGGCGAGGTGCGAACCGAGCAGCGGTTCGGCCGCCTGCCGCCACCCGGCGTCATTGGTCAGTTCCGCCAGTTGCAGCAGGTTCTGCAGCAAAACAGCCGGGCCGGAAGGGGTGACGCCGTCGTGGCAGAGAGCCCGGTTCACCGGCAACTGTTCCCTGTCGTTACCGGCCATCAGCAGGCCGTTCCGGTCGTCGCGAAACAGTCGCAAGGCCTCGCGGCAGAGTTGGTCGGCCCGCTGCAGGTCGCCGGTATCCCCGTTCGCCCTGAACAGCTCCAGGTGTCCCCAGGCCAGAAAGGCGTAATCCTCCAGAAAGGCGGGAACGCTGCCGCTGCCGGAGCACCAGCTCCGCAGCAGCCGTCCGTCGTCACGGGTGAGGGCCCTATGGATGAAGGTCGCTGCCCGGCGGGCGGCGGTGAGCCATGCTTCGGCGCCGGTCAGTGCCGCTCCCCGGGCAAGGGCGGCGATCATCAGACCGTTCCAGGCAGTGAGGATTTTCTCGTCCCGCAGCGGCTGCTCCCGCCTGTGCCGTGCCGCCAGCAGCACCTGCCGTGCCGCTGCCAGCCGGGCCGCTTCCGCCGGGTCGGCGGGGGGGCGGCGCAGGAACAGGACATTCTCCCCCGGTTCCTCGAAGTTCCCCCCGGCGGTCACGCCGTAACAGTCGCAGAAAAGGCCGGCGTCGTCCCCCAGCAACTCGTTGATCTCCTCCTTGTGCCAGACGTAGCAGGCCCCTTCCCGTCCCGATGAGTCGGCATCCAGTGCGCAGTAGAAGCCGCCGTCCGGCGCAG
The window above is part of the Trichlorobacter ammonificans genome. Proteins encoded here:
- the rpsB gene encoding 30S ribosomal protein S2; the encoded protein is MSSISMKELLEAGVHFGHQTKRWNPKMKPYIFGARNGIYIIDLQKTVRYFKSAYSFVKDSVEQGSTVLFVGTKKQAQDSIAEEAARCGQYYVNQRWLGGMLTNFSTVKQSIERLKRIEAMFEDGTIEAYTKKEALKLDKEREKLEKILGGIKNMNKLPSLMFVIDPKNEEIAVQEAKKLGIPVVAVVDTNCDPDLIDHVIPGNDDAIRAIRLLAAKIADAVIEGAEARTTALQTDAEGSDELEAAIGDDVACEASAD